The Listeria sp. PSOL-1 genome includes a region encoding these proteins:
- a CDS encoding YigZ family protein codes for MLEKYLTIKKEGTHEIIIDKSRFVCTIDRAESEQEAQAFILAVKKSNRDATHNCSAYLIGDHDQFQKASDDGEPSGTAGYPMLEILKKKQLKNVVTVVTRYFGGIKLGAGGLVRAYGNAVNETCSKIGIIERQLATIISIQIDYSQLGKIENFLTLENYQIADKQFAEKITLYVYVNQNDLTIFKEKMIEILNGRILFDEHGQQYREEEIL; via the coding sequence ATGTTAGAAAAGTATTTAACGATAAAAAAAGAGGGTACGCATGAGATTATTATTGATAAATCTCGTTTCGTCTGTACGATAGACCGGGCCGAATCTGAACAAGAAGCCCAAGCTTTTATACTGGCTGTGAAAAAGTCAAACCGAGATGCCACTCATAATTGTTCCGCCTATCTTATCGGCGATCATGATCAATTCCAAAAAGCTAGTGATGATGGCGAACCAAGTGGGACTGCTGGATATCCTATGCTTGAAATCTTAAAAAAGAAACAACTCAAAAATGTTGTAACGGTTGTCACTCGTTATTTTGGCGGAATCAAACTCGGCGCAGGAGGCCTTGTTCGTGCATATGGAAATGCCGTTAATGAAACCTGCTCTAAAATTGGTATCATCGAACGACAGCTTGCAACCATTATTTCCATTCAGATTGATTATTCACAGCTTGGCAAAATCGAAAATTTCCTTACACTTGAAAATTATCAAATCGCTGACAAACAATTTGCAGAAAAGATAACACTTTATGTTTATGTTAACCAAAATGATTTAACGATTTTTAAAGAAAAAATGATAGAAATTTTAAATGGTCGTATTCTATTTGATGAGCACGGGCAGCAATATCGAGAAGAGGAAATACTTTAA
- the mreB gene encoding rod shape-determining protein MreB, translating into MGKHIGVDLGTVNVLIHVNGKGIVINEPSVVAINNKTGEVLAVGKDARDMIGRTPSDITIVKPMKDGVIDNFQIVQEMLHFFLQKLNLKTFFSRPKILICCPTNITSVEQKAIREVAEKSGGKQVFLEEEPKIAAIGAGMNIFEPSGNMVIDIGGGTADVAVLSMGDIVTSRSVKIAGTQWDKDIMQYIKRKYNLLIGERTAESLKVNIGTAIKDIRTETMDVRGRDLVSGLPSTITVSSNEVEEAIHNSLYDIIQAAKQVLETTPPELSADIIDRGIIMTGGGSLLYGLDHLIAEQLKVPVFIADHSLEVVAIGTGILLESTAKKRRRWF; encoded by the coding sequence TTGGGTAAACATATTGGAGTTGACTTAGGTACTGTTAATGTACTAATTCACGTGAATGGAAAGGGTATCGTAATAAATGAACCTTCAGTTGTTGCAATCAATAATAAGACTGGAGAAGTTCTTGCTGTTGGTAAAGACGCACGAGATATGATAGGAAGAACACCGAGTGATATTACCATAGTGAAACCAATGAAAGACGGAGTGATTGATAATTTTCAAATTGTACAAGAGATGCTACATTTCTTCTTGCAAAAACTTAATTTGAAGACTTTTTTTTCGCGCCCTAAAATATTAATTTGTTGTCCTACTAATATTACTTCTGTTGAACAAAAAGCTATTCGTGAAGTTGCTGAAAAAAGTGGCGGAAAGCAAGTTTTCTTGGAAGAAGAGCCGAAAATAGCTGCTATTGGTGCTGGAATGAATATCTTTGAGCCTAGCGGTAATATGGTGATTGATATTGGCGGAGGAACGGCTGATGTCGCTGTGTTATCAATGGGAGATATCGTAACAAGTCGGTCCGTTAAAATTGCTGGGACACAGTGGGATAAAGATATTATGCAATACATAAAAAGAAAATATAACTTATTAATTGGGGAACGTACTGCAGAATCTCTAAAAGTTAATATTGGAACTGCAATTAAGGATATACGTACCGAAACAATGGATGTCAGAGGTCGGGATCTAGTTAGCGGCCTACCTAGTACAATTACTGTAAGTAGCAATGAGGTAGAAGAAGCTATTCATAATTCATTGTACGACATAATACAAGCGGCTAAGCAAGTGTTAGAAACGACTCCTCCTGAATTATCAGCTGATATTATTGATCGCGGAATTATTATGACAGGTGGTGGATCGCTTCTTTATGGATTAGATCACCTAATAGCTGAACAATTGAAAGTACCAGTGTTTATAGCTGACCATTCATTAGAAGTTGTAGCGATTGGTACGGGTATACTACTTGAATCGACTGCTAAAAAAAGACGGCGTTGGTTTTAG
- a CDS encoding leucine-rich repeat domain-containing protein, with the protein MTKNKKIIYTFALSALLTTSVALPLAAPNAHAATQPSNAVQEEKKISEFFPDENLAKLVAEALKKDVNDSTDAQELASIETLIATGSEIKSLEGAQYLTGLKGLLLSENQIKDLAPISNLTSLTDLFIDSNNVEDITPLARLTNLENLSFAENNVTDITPLTNLNKLKFLNINGNNANDLTSLADKTELISLEVATNNISDINVLSSLTNLENFVADNNKINDLTPLNNLEKLTTVTVSHNQISDFSPLKGATKLTTLKGTSQAISLPIGNVGTATTVNVLDWKGQTPTDILLSGSGTYQNGKLTWNTAGEHQLFFAAHDTTKEIEVSGTIAQTVK; encoded by the coding sequence ATGACAAAAAACAAAAAAATAATTTACACGTTTGCTTTATCTGCTTTACTCACTACATCGGTGGCATTGCCATTAGCAGCACCAAATGCACATGCTGCCACACAACCATCAAACGCTGTACAAGAAGAAAAAAAGATTAGCGAATTTTTCCCTGATGAAAACTTAGCAAAATTAGTTGCAGAAGCGTTAAAAAAAGATGTGAATGATTCCACAGATGCTCAAGAGCTGGCTTCAATAGAGACTCTTATAGCAACGGGATCAGAAATCAAATCACTAGAAGGAGCACAGTACTTAACTGGTTTAAAGGGTTTACTATTATCTGAAAACCAAATAAAGGACCTTGCGCCGATCAGTAACTTAACATCGCTTACTGACTTATTTATCGATTCCAACAATGTGGAAGATATCACGCCATTAGCTCGACTAACTAATTTAGAAAATCTATCATTCGCTGAAAATAACGTAACAGATATTACGCCATTAACGAATTTAAACAAATTAAAATTCTTAAATATAAATGGCAATAATGCTAATGATCTCACTTCCCTTGCTGATAAAACTGAATTAATTTCTCTAGAGGTAGCAACAAATAATATCTCTGACATTAACGTGCTTTCTTCGCTGACGAATTTAGAAAATTTTGTTGCGGACAACAATAAAATTAATGATTTAACACCATTAAATAACTTAGAAAAACTCACTACCGTTACCGTATCTCATAACCAGATTAGCGATTTTTCTCCGTTAAAAGGTGCAACAAAACTAACAACACTTAAGGGTACATCCCAAGCAATCTCGCTTCCAATTGGAAATGTAGGAACAGCTACCACAGTAAACGTTCTTGATTGGAAAGGTCAAACTCCAACAGATATTTTGCTCAGTGGAAGCGGAACTTATCAAAATGGTAAATTAACATGGAATACAGCAGGCGAACACCAACTCTTCTTTGCAGCTCACGATACAACAAAAGAAATAGAAGTTAGCGGAACAATAGCACAAACTGTTAAATAA
- a CDS encoding GNAT family N-acetyltransferase: MATNFFTYIPSEFKTVRTILKETVLQDAASLYTIWTDASVSRFMNIEYFMTMKQAKDMIETISKEKFACRYSIFYQNQLIGSVGINDVDQKSSSCEIGYELSEKYWRQGIMSEVLYHFLSLIEKWLSFEEVTAKVLPDNIASISLLKKMGFELKESIQEFDLHSHNFHNVYIYKITLNSNKRPS, translated from the coding sequence ATGGCGACTAATTTTTTTACTTATATTCCATCTGAATTCAAAACAGTGCGTACTATTTTAAAGGAAACTGTCCTACAAGATGCAGCTTCACTTTATACTATTTGGACAGACGCGTCTGTATCTCGTTTTATGAACATTGAATATTTCATGACAATGAAACAAGCTAAAGATATGATTGAAACGATTTCAAAAGAAAAGTTTGCTTGTCGCTACTCCATTTTTTACCAAAATCAATTAATCGGTTCTGTTGGCATTAATGATGTTGATCAAAAGAGTTCCAGTTGTGAAATCGGCTATGAACTATCTGAAAAGTATTGGCGACAAGGAATTATGTCTGAAGTATTATATCATTTTCTATCCCTCATTGAAAAATGGTTATCTTTTGAAGAAGTAACCGCTAAAGTACTTCCTGATAATATTGCTTCAATTTCTTTGCTTAAAAAAATGGGTTTTGAATTAAAAGAGAGTATTCAGGAATTTGACCTTCATTCCCATAATTTCCATAACGTTTATATCTATAAAATAACACTAAATAGTAACAAAAGGCCATCTTAA
- a CDS encoding LCP family protein, translated as MYNDRSGLHRANKYKRRRTILYWILIPVMACILLGVGYGTYLFSKTKLMADRSYDSVRNGEASTLRTKDITPIKDNFSVLIIGVDTSEKRASDGNPRSDSLILATFNVKDSRVEMTSIPRDSYVHINYPKKNINKYTKINAAHAYGGPELTMKTVEEQFKIPIDYYVRFDFDAFLKIIKALNGINVDVPVSFTEQNSKDEAGAITLKKGYQRLNGEQALALARTRHIDSDIERGKRQQLIIKSIAEEATKITSINKYSSIIDAVGENMATNLNFNQMLSIAKYAMTNKVKIKSLNLKGSDAPQNGIYYYQLNENSMQSVANEFASELDIKKPFPGAVPYSEEEQSNTKSTN; from the coding sequence ATGTATAATGACAGAAGTGGTTTGCATCGCGCAAACAAGTATAAGCGCCGCCGCACCATACTTTACTGGATTTTAATACCTGTTATGGCGTGTATTTTATTAGGAGTTGGTTATGGCACTTATTTGTTTAGCAAAACAAAACTAATGGCTGATCGCTCTTATGATAGTGTCCGCAACGGTGAAGCATCAACGTTACGAACAAAAGATATTACACCTATTAAAGATAACTTTTCTGTTCTGATTATCGGAGTAGATACAAGCGAAAAACGCGCTAGTGATGGGAATCCAAGAAGTGACTCGCTCATACTTGCAACTTTTAATGTTAAAGATTCACGTGTAGAAATGACAAGTATACCGCGCGATTCCTATGTCCACATCAATTACCCGAAAAAAAATATTAATAAATATACAAAAATTAATGCCGCTCATGCCTATGGTGGTCCTGAACTTACAATGAAAACAGTTGAAGAACAATTTAAAATCCCTATTGATTACTACGTACGCTTTGATTTTGATGCTTTTCTTAAAATTATTAAGGCTCTTAATGGTATTAATGTTGATGTTCCTGTATCTTTCACTGAACAAAATTCCAAAGACGAAGCTGGCGCCATCACATTGAAAAAAGGTTATCAACGCTTAAATGGCGAGCAGGCTTTAGCATTAGCGAGAACCAGACATATCGATAGTGACATCGAGCGTGGTAAACGACAGCAACTAATTATTAAGTCTATTGCTGAAGAAGCAACAAAAATCACATCAATTAATAAATATTCTAGTATTATTGATGCTGTTGGTGAAAATATGGCAACCAACCTTAATTTCAACCAAATGCTTTCTATCGCTAAATATGCAATGACCAATAAAGTTAAAATTAAATCTCTTAATTTAAAAGGTAGTGATGCCCCACAAAATGGTATTTACTACTACCAACTAAACGAAAATTCTATGCAAAGTGTAGCAAATGAATTTGCTTCTGAATTAGATATTAAAAAGCCATTCCCAGGCGCCGTACCTTATAGTGAAGAGGAGCAGTCCAATACTAAATCGACAAATTAA
- a CDS encoding DEAD/DEAH box helicase, with the protein MHTCGYPGRLYLKEELINVNGFESQKAIAKKNKHLRCVRCGNTSLEKFGFMPCLHCGQEHCPYCRNCLIMGKLTGCTSLFYKKPLPLLPKKDKLLLWPGNLSHGQKKGSEAVIRAVEEKINLLLWAVAGAGKTEMMFSGMELALQKGERICLASPRVDVCIELFPRLQEVFPAEKLVCLYGDSEHVFEGEHFVIATTHQLIRFQGYFDTIFIDEVDAFPYAKDPLLEYAVNKAMKARNTQIYITATPDVNWQKECLRGNRNFVKIPARYHRFSLPVPRVVWLQKWEEKVSQGKPIKTIIKWIDEKRNQNLSMLIFFPRIDRMLSFAKMLQEKFTYNIATVHAADPKRKEKVMALRDGQINILLTTTILERGITIENIQVAVFGAEHQVFTEAALVQIAGRVGRKKDFPTGDVCFFCHGKTRSIKKAIRHIQEMNRLGKSEGLLDG; encoded by the coding sequence ATGCACACTTGTGGTTATCCAGGAAGGTTGTATTTGAAGGAAGAACTAATCAATGTTAATGGATTTGAAAGTCAAAAAGCGATAGCGAAAAAGAATAAGCATTTACGTTGTGTAAGATGTGGGAATACATCACTAGAAAAATTTGGCTTTATGCCTTGCTTACATTGTGGTCAAGAACATTGTCCTTATTGCCGAAATTGTCTAATCATGGGCAAATTAACAGGATGTACTTCATTGTTTTATAAAAAACCTTTACCGCTACTACCAAAAAAAGATAAATTGCTATTATGGCCAGGAAACCTTTCGCATGGACAAAAAAAGGGTTCTGAAGCAGTTATAAGAGCAGTGGAAGAAAAGATTAATTTGCTGTTATGGGCAGTTGCGGGCGCCGGAAAAACAGAGATGATGTTTTCGGGAATGGAGTTAGCCTTACAAAAAGGCGAGCGAATTTGTTTAGCATCTCCGCGTGTAGATGTATGTATTGAACTATTTCCTCGATTACAGGAGGTTTTCCCAGCAGAAAAGCTTGTTTGTTTATATGGAGATTCGGAGCATGTCTTTGAAGGAGAGCATTTTGTGATTGCAACGACGCATCAATTAATTCGCTTTCAAGGTTATTTTGATACAATTTTTATTGACGAAGTAGATGCCTTCCCTTATGCTAAAGATCCATTATTAGAGTATGCGGTCAATAAAGCTATGAAAGCAAGGAATACACAAATCTACATTACTGCTACTCCGGATGTCAATTGGCAAAAGGAATGTCTTAGAGGCAACCGTAATTTTGTTAAAATTCCTGCACGATATCACCGGTTCTCATTGCCGGTTCCGCGAGTCGTATGGCTTCAAAAATGGGAAGAGAAAGTGAGCCAAGGAAAACCGATTAAAACAATAATAAAGTGGATTGACGAGAAAAGAAATCAGAATTTATCTATGCTTATTTTCTTCCCGCGGATTGATCGTATGCTTAGTTTTGCTAAAATGTTGCAGGAGAAATTCACTTATAACATAGCTACTGTGCATGCAGCAGATCCAAAGCGTAAAGAGAAAGTGATGGCGCTTAGAGATGGGCAAATTAATATTTTATTAACAACAACAATTTTGGAACGTGGGATAACGATCGAAAACATACAAGTAGCTGTTTTTGGTGCCGAACATCAAGTGTTTACTGAAGCTGCACTTGTGCAAATTGCTGGACGTGTCGGTCGAAAAAAAGATTTTCCCACTGGAGATGTGTGCTTTTTTTGTCATGGAAAAACGAGAAGTATAAAAAAAGCAATACGACACATCCAAGAAATGAATCGATTAGGAAAAAGTGAGGGCTTATTAGATGGCTAG
- the menC gene encoding o-succinylbenzoate synthase has translation MQIMEVKLHQLKIPLKTSFKTSYGEMDAKEFLLIELIDCDGIIAYGEVEAFARPDYTEETIETAYNIITTFLIPGLQNWQFTHPQDFREKFKWIRGNQMAKAGIEMALWDLYAKKKEVSLQELIGGTKQKVAVGVSLGIQENETALLNTIRRYVQKGYQRVKLKIQPGKDIRFIAAAREAFPNLTLMADANSAYKVSDIVLLKKLDQFNLAMIEQPFSEKDFIDHAELQKQIKTAICLDENLRSLEDVRQAHLLGSCKAINLKLARVGGYSEALDIINYCHQNNLLVWCGGMLEAGIGRAHNLLLASREEFVFPGDISASSRYFEEDIICEPFELIGDSLQVPKGFGIGVTLNNQVIKRFLKNTKTMVLR, from the coding sequence GTGCAAATTATGGAAGTAAAGTTACATCAGCTTAAAATCCCATTAAAAACTTCTTTTAAAACAAGCTATGGAGAAATGGATGCTAAAGAATTTTTACTAATTGAGCTTATTGATTGTGACGGGATTATTGCGTATGGTGAAGTTGAAGCTTTTGCTCGCCCGGATTACACAGAAGAAACGATAGAGACAGCTTATAATATCATAACAACATTTCTGATCCCAGGTTTGCAAAATTGGCAGTTTACTCATCCACAAGATTTTCGTGAAAAATTCAAGTGGATTCGTGGGAATCAAATGGCAAAAGCTGGTATTGAAATGGCGTTGTGGGATTTATATGCTAAAAAGAAAGAGGTTTCTTTACAAGAACTAATTGGTGGGACGAAACAAAAAGTTGCTGTTGGGGTAAGCTTAGGTATTCAGGAAAATGAAACAGCGTTATTAAATACCATTCGACGCTATGTTCAAAAAGGCTATCAGCGAGTTAAATTGAAAATTCAGCCTGGAAAAGACATTCGTTTTATTGCTGCTGCTCGTGAAGCTTTTCCAAATCTTACATTGATGGCAGATGCCAATTCAGCTTATAAAGTGAGTGATATTGTACTTTTAAAAAAACTTGACCAATTTAATTTAGCCATGATTGAGCAGCCTTTTAGTGAAAAAGATTTTATTGACCACGCGGAGCTACAAAAGCAGATAAAAACAGCTATCTGTCTTGATGAAAACCTTCGTTCATTGGAGGATGTTCGTCAAGCTCATTTATTGGGTAGTTGCAAGGCTATTAACTTAAAGCTTGCACGTGTTGGTGGTTATAGTGAAGCTTTGGATATTATCAATTATTGTCATCAAAATAATTTATTAGTATGGTGTGGAGGAATGCTCGAAGCAGGGATTGGTAGAGCGCATAATCTTTTATTAGCTTCAAGAGAAGAATTTGTATTCCCAGGGGATATTTCTGCATCATCGCGTTATTTTGAAGAAGATATTATTTGTGAACCGTTTGAGTTAATAGGAGATAGCTTGCAGGTTCCTAAAGGCTTTGGAATAGGTGTAACATTAAATAATCAAGTAATAAAACGCTTTTTAAAGAATACAAAAACAATGGTTTTAAGATAA
- a CDS encoding glycosyltransferase family 4 protein produces MLVWIIITFCVGLILIPLTRKFAYLVNAVDVPRERHLHKKSTPTLGGLAIFISFSIGYFLAPIDRSNMLPIYLGAVIIIITGLIDDLIELSPKLKLVGQLLAAICVTTWGHVLIKFINIPFYGTIHFGYFAVPISIIWIVAIINALNLIDGLDGLAGGISIIALMTIAGMALLLNDGFVAPVAFLLVVAVLAFMFFNFPPASIFMGDTGALFLGYMIGVLSLMGFKNVTFISLLVPLIILGVPLSDTFFAIIRRLKEKTPVTSADRSHIHHRLMALGFTPKQTVLLIYCMALLFSIASFIFSFSTTWGSVILLILLCFLIETVVEFIGLVGPDYRPILNVLQKIHRKRS; encoded by the coding sequence TTGCTAGTTTGGATAATCATTACATTTTGTGTAGGGCTAATTCTTATTCCACTAACGCGTAAGTTTGCATATTTGGTCAATGCTGTAGATGTTCCAAGGGAACGTCATTTGCATAAGAAAAGCACCCCTACTTTAGGGGGATTGGCGATTTTTATTAGTTTTTCTATTGGTTACTTCTTGGCGCCAATTGATCGCTCTAATATGTTACCTATTTATCTAGGTGCCGTAATTATCATTATTACGGGTCTAATTGATGATCTTATTGAGCTTTCTCCCAAGCTAAAATTAGTCGGGCAGTTATTAGCTGCAATTTGTGTAACTACTTGGGGCCATGTATTAATTAAATTTATCAATATTCCTTTTTATGGGACGATTCATTTTGGTTATTTTGCTGTTCCAATTTCAATTATTTGGATTGTAGCTATTATTAATGCGCTTAATTTAATTGATGGTTTAGATGGCCTTGCAGGAGGAATTTCGATTATTGCCTTAATGACAATTGCAGGGATGGCCTTGCTGCTTAATGATGGCTTTGTCGCACCTGTAGCTTTCTTACTTGTTGTAGCAGTATTAGCTTTTATGTTTTTCAATTTTCCGCCAGCATCGATTTTTATGGGGGATACAGGAGCGCTGTTCTTGGGATATATGATAGGTGTCCTTTCATTGATGGGATTTAAAAATGTGACATTTATCTCGTTACTAGTCCCGTTAATTATTTTAGGTGTCCCGCTATCTGATACTTTTTTTGCTATTATTAGACGGTTAAAAGAAAAGACGCCAGTTACTTCGGCCGATCGTTCTCATATTCATCATCGGTTGATGGCTTTAGGATTTACACCTAAACAAACTGTGTTACTAATCTATTGTATGGCTTTACTTTTTTCAATAGCCAGTTTTATTTTTTCATTTTCAACTACTTGGGGTTCAGTTATTTTATTAATCCTATTATGTTTTTTGATTGAGACAGTTGTTGAATTTATTGGTTTAGTGGGTCCTGACTATCGACCGATTTTAAATGTATTGCAAAAGATTCATCGCAAGCGGTCTTAA
- a CDS encoding ComF family protein: MASQHCLWCGKPYRIMISWSFKKWLVPHQRICERCAKQLEVLNEPTCIRCNKANIDGECRDCQRRKEYFIQKNTSLYRYNDFAKELMTQYKYRGDYVLAELFAPPMKKFFKQRMKDFIISPIPLAANRLQERGFNQVSAMLTYANVPYQYLLKRDEGDKQSKRTRNERLQMIQVFQLNTTDIHHIKGKNIFLVDDIYTTGVTLNLAAERLILAGAKMVYSFTIFR, from the coding sequence ATGGCTAGCCAACATTGTTTGTGGTGCGGTAAACCGTATAGAATAATGATTAGTTGGAGTTTTAAGAAATGGCTTGTTCCTCATCAACGTATTTGTGAGAGATGTGCTAAGCAACTTGAAGTGTTGAATGAGCCAACCTGTATTCGGTGTAATAAAGCGAATATAGATGGGGAATGTAGGGATTGTCAACGAAGAAAAGAATACTTTATTCAAAAAAACACTTCCTTATATCGTTATAATGATTTTGCAAAAGAATTGATGACTCAATATAAATATCGAGGAGATTATGTGCTTGCAGAGCTTTTTGCACCGCCTATGAAGAAGTTTTTCAAGCAAAGGATGAAAGATTTTATTATTTCACCGATACCACTGGCTGCTAATCGGTTACAAGAGCGTGGCTTTAATCAGGTAAGTGCGATGCTAACGTATGCGAACGTCCCGTATCAATATCTGTTAAAAAGAGATGAAGGCGATAAACAATCAAAACGTACTAGAAATGAACGATTACAAATGATACAAGTATTTCAATTAAATACGACTGATATTCATCATATAAAAGGAAAAAATATTTTTCTTGTTGATGATATCTATACAACGGGCGTCACACTTAATTTAGCAGCAGAGCGATTAATTTTAGCTGGAGCAAAAATGGTTTACTCTTTTACGATTTTTAGATGA
- the fabZ gene encoding 3-hydroxyacyl-ACP dehydratase FabZ: protein MLGINEIKEILPHRYPFLLVDRVLEVEAGKTVKAVKNVSANEPFFNGHFPEYPVMPGVLIIEALAQTVGIAINQSPENKDKIGLFAGIDSCRFKRQVIPGDQLVLEAEIIRLRGAIAKAKVVASVDGDVACEAEIMVALSDV from the coding sequence GTGTTAGGTATTAATGAAATTAAAGAGATTTTACCACATCGATACCCATTTTTGCTGGTGGATCGCGTGCTAGAAGTTGAAGCTGGAAAAACGGTAAAAGCTGTTAAGAATGTTTCTGCTAATGAACCATTTTTTAATGGTCATTTTCCAGAATATCCAGTAATGCCAGGAGTGCTAATTATTGAAGCTTTGGCACAGACAGTAGGTATTGCAATTAACCAAAGTCCGGAAAATAAAGATAAAATTGGTCTTTTTGCAGGTATTGATAGTTGTCGTTTTAAGCGTCAAGTAATACCTGGGGATCAATTGGTCTTAGAAGCAGAAATTATCCGGTTACGTGGTGCGATTGCTAAAGCAAAAGTAGTTGCTAGTGTTGATGGCGATGTAGCTTGTGAAGCAGAGATTATGGTCGCTTTAAGCGATGTATAA
- a CDS encoding WecB/TagA/CpsF family glycosyltransferase produces the protein MDKNKIEILGIPFYNTTQAGFINELIFCHEQGLRKFVVTANPEIVMNARNDDTFKQILLQADYITPDGVGILIGAEKLGTPLQERVTGYDTLVGVLKEAQQKPLSLYFLGAKPEISRELKKRLLIDYPGIRIAGMRHGYFNLEESEQIVEEIIQTKPDFIFVALGSPAQEKWIMAHLQRFSKGIFMGVGGCFDVLSGKVRRAPKWMIQMRMEWMYRLLSNPSRWRRFIALPKYLQEIQKEKRLRK, from the coding sequence ATGGATAAAAACAAGATCGAAATATTAGGAATTCCTTTTTATAATACAACACAAGCTGGTTTTATTAATGAGCTTATTTTTTGTCATGAGCAGGGTTTACGAAAATTTGTAGTAACAGCGAATCCTGAAATAGTTATGAATGCTAGGAATGACGATACTTTTAAACAAATTTTATTACAAGCTGACTATATTACACCAGATGGAGTAGGGATATTAATTGGTGCTGAAAAATTAGGAACGCCACTCCAAGAGCGTGTAACTGGTTATGATACGCTAGTAGGGGTTTTAAAGGAAGCGCAACAGAAACCACTTAGCCTGTACTTCCTTGGTGCTAAACCTGAGATCTCAAGGGAGCTTAAAAAACGACTATTAATTGATTACCCTGGAATTCGTATTGCAGGTATGCGACATGGATATTTTAATTTAGAAGAAAGCGAACAAATTGTTGAAGAAATAATTCAAACGAAACCAGATTTTATTTTTGTTGCACTAGGTTCGCCTGCACAAGAAAAATGGATTATGGCACATCTTCAACGTTTTTCTAAAGGGATTTTCATGGGTGTAGGAGGCTGTTTTGATGTTCTTTCTGGGAAAGTAAGGCGTGCACCTAAATGGATGATCCAAATGCGTATGGAATGGATGTATCGTTTATTATCTAATCCTTCAAGGTGGCGTAGGTTTATAGCACTTCCAAAATATTTACAAGAAATACAGAAAGAAAAAAGGTTAAGAAAATAG
- a CDS encoding response regulator transcription factor, with translation MTLKIMVVDDHQLFREGIKRILELEDSFEVVAEAENGKNIIAKIRESKPEIVLMDLNMPNVNGADAIALLVRQFPGIKVIILTIHESDEYVTKALSSGAVGYLLKEMDAKELIEAIKIVRDGGAYIHPKAAIKLIREYRHLASTNNAQGSYGYQQPEVKLPIPLLTHRECEVLQLMTDGNSNRGIGETLFISEKTVKNHVSSILQKMRVNDRTQAVVTAIKRGWVYIR, from the coding sequence ATGACGCTCAAAATTATGGTTGTTGATGATCACCAATTATTTCGAGAAGGAATTAAACGAATTTTAGAGCTTGAGGATTCTTTTGAAGTAGTCGCTGAAGCCGAAAACGGGAAAAATATTATAGCGAAGATTAGAGAATCTAAGCCAGAGATTGTTTTAATGGATCTCAATATGCCTAATGTAAATGGGGCTGATGCAATAGCATTATTGGTGCGACAGTTTCCGGGCATCAAAGTGATTATACTTACAATTCATGAATCTGATGAATACGTAACAAAAGCACTGTCTTCAGGTGCAGTGGGATATTTATTAAAAGAAATGGATGCTAAAGAATTAATAGAAGCAATAAAAATTGTTCGAGATGGAGGTGCTTATATCCATCCAAAAGCGGCTATCAAGTTAATTCGCGAATACAGACACTTAGCTAGTACAAACAATGCGCAAGGTTCGTATGGTTACCAACAACCTGAGGTGAAATTACCAATACCGCTTTTAACACATCGAGAATGCGAAGTGTTGCAATTAATGACTGATGGAAATAGCAATCGAGGCATTGGAGAGACGCTTTTCATCAGTGAAAAAACTGTAAAAAATCATGTGAGTAGTATTCTCCAGAAGATGAGAGTAAACGATAGAACCCAAGCTGTTGTTACAGCAATAAAACGAGGATGGGTCTATATTCGATAA